Genomic DNA from Dermacentor variabilis isolate Ectoservices chromosome 6, ASM5094787v1, whole genome shotgun sequence:
CGAAGCCCTGAACAGAATACGGTTCCACGCAAAACCACGCGACGGCCATCGACACTTGGACATCGGGTGCGGGCCGGGGACCTTCACGACAGACTACCTCGTTCCCTTGTCTTCGCCGTGCAAAACGATTCTGGCCATTGACAAATCGCCCTCGATGATCGACTTCGCGAAGAGAAACTCCGCGCACGAGAACGTAGAGTACCGCGTGTTCGACTTCGGCGGCACTGACGTCGCGGAGCTGCTGAACGCGTACGGCCACTTCGATCGCGTCTACTCGCTCCTGTGCTTCCATTACGTCAAAGATCAGCCTAAAGCCTTCAGGGATATTGCGCGGCTGCTGACACCGAAATCCGGAGAGTGCCTTGTGAAGGCCGGACTCGCCTGTGAGCCAGTGGATGCTTGGCTCCAAACGCACCTGATGGAACGCTGGAGAGATGCGACTCCCGTGAGTATCAGACGACTTCGTATACGTGCGCCATTTCAGAATCACTGTACTCACGCATGCGCAGTATTTGCAAATTAAAATGGTCTTTATGCTATGGTGCTTATTGCATTTTAGCTCAAAATAAAGCGTGCTCGTTCCCGCACAAATATGCCTGATTTTCATGCTGAATTAACAATAATTTGAAGGTTCTTGAATTTGAGTACATTGTGCGCTCGAACGCTCATCAAGCCTACGTACGCCCATCTTAGTATTGAAGACTCCGCCCAtactgagagagagagtgagaatgGAGCAAGCAAAGGCATGAGGCTTAACCAGACGGGCATCCGGTTTCCTACCCTGCACGAGGGAGAGGGGATGAGGATTAAACCAAACA
This window encodes:
- the LOC142586170 gene encoding juvenile hormone acid O-methyltransferase-like; this encodes MPAPSTEKTDSQSVLDVEGYNYVECHTVDEDIEALNRIRFHAKPRDGHRHLDIGCGPGTFTTDYLVPLSSPCKTILAIDKSPSMIDFAKRNSAHENVEYRVFDFGGTDVAELLNAYGHFDRVYSLLCFHYVKDQPKAFRDIARLLTPKSGECLVKAGLACEPVDAWLQTHLMERWRDATPVR